GCGGTGATTTCTTCATCGGCAACGGCTTTTTTAAACGCCTATGGGTCACGGCCCCCAGCTCAACGACGTCTGCCGACGGTCTGGGTCCCCTTTACAACGCCCGTGCCTGCCAGCGTTGCCACCTAAAAGACGGACGCGGCCACCCCCCCGCAAATGCAGACGACAATGCAGTCTCCATGTTTTTGCGCGTGTCGATTCCCCCTCAGACCGACGAGCAGAAACAAGCCATCGCCGATCACCTGATCAATATCGTGCCCGAACCCACATATGGCGGACAGCTGCAGGACATCGCCATTCCCGGCCATGCCGCAGAAGGCCGCATGGTGATTAAGTACACCGATGCAGAAGTGACCTTTGCAGACGGGGAAACTGTCACGCTGAGACAACCAAGCTACAGTTTTACTGATCTGGGATATGGCCCTCTGCACGAGGACGCTCTTTTCTCACCCCGTATCGCCTCGCCGATGGTGGGTCTCGGGCTCCTGGAAGCCATCGCTGAAGAAGACATTCTTGCCACAACTGATCCAGGCGACGCCAACGGTGACGGCATTTCAGGTACACATAAATACATTTGGAGCCGCGCGCAGGAGCGCGTCATGCTCGCCCGCTTTGGTTGGAAACTGGGCAATCCCACAATCGAAGACCAGTCATCCGACGCCATGGCAGGCGATATTGGGATCTCCAATCCCCTCTTTACGGCCCACAATGGCGATTGCACCACCAATCAGCCCACATGCCTGGAGGCACCGGCAGGTGTTGGTGGTCCCGGTGGAGACTTAGAAGCATCGGCAGAGGTGATGGATAAGATTTTCTTCTATTCCAGGCACCTGGCCGTACCCGCCCGCCGAAATGTAGACGACCGCCAAGTGCTGCGCGGCAAGGAACTGTTCTATCAGGCGAATTGCACCAGCTGCCACACGCCCAAACATGCCACCCGCAACGATGACGACGTGGACCCCGCCCTTCGTGGTCAACTCATCTGGCCTTATACAGACCTATTGCTTCACGACATGGGCGAAGGCCTGGCTGACGGACGTCCTGAAGGAACGGCAACAGGCGCAGAGTGGCGCACTGCCCCGCTCTGGGGCATCGGCATGACAGAAAGGGTCAATGGTCATACGTTCTTCCTCCATGACGGGCGGGCCCGAAACCTCACAGAAGCCATTTTGTGGCATGGTGGCGAGGCGATGGCCGCGCGGGAAGCCTTCCGCACCTTGAACAAACCAGACAGGGATGCTCTCATTGCCTTTCTTGAAAGCCTTTAAGCGCACCCTCAAGTGTACGTCGGCAACGCTGTTGCTAAGTGGCACTTTACTGTCACCGGCGTCAGCCGATGCGATTAGCACCGATCAAGCGACAGCGCTCATCGCAGCACTTACAGACCAACTGGTTGTTCCTGCCTACACCGAACTCGCAGAAGAAAGCAGCCAACTCGTAGAAGTTCTCGATTCCTATTGCGCAGCACCGAACACCGGTGATCGCTCGAAGGTCGAAACCCAATTCCACTCGACAATGGATGCCTGGCAGAGGGCGCAGATCATCCAGTTCGGCCCCATCTATGAAAACAAAGGCCCTGCCCGAATTCAGTTTTGGCCGGACAAGCGCGGAACAGGACAACGGCAATTGCGCCAGGTCTTGAACAATCAGGACGAGACAGTCCTGCCATCCGGCGCTTTGGCAGAAAAGAGCGTCGCGCTCGGCGACCTGCAGGCTCTGGAATACGTTCTCTACAACGATCCTGAACTAACAACTCAGCCAGACAGTTTTGCCTGTCACTACGCCCTTGCAATCGCACGCAATCAGGAGGTGCATGCTGCCGACATCGTTCAAATGTGGGTCGGGGCAGACAGTTACCGTGATCAGGTCCTAAACGCTGCAGACGGCACCGACGTCTTCTTCGATGAAAAAGAAGCTGCGAGTCGGTTCCTCAATGATATGGCTGGTGCAATTGATGTTATCCGGCTGCAGAAAATAGACCGGCCTATGGGCCTCACCATCACCGGTGCACGTCCCAAACGGACGGAGAACTGGCGTAGCGGGAGGTCTCTGCGCAATATTCAACTCAATCTGGAAAGCGTACAGCACTTCCTCGCTGTCGAGGATGGCTTTGGGGACGTGCTTAGCGATATTGGGAAAGAAACAACGTCACAGGCCGCGCAACAATTGATAAGCGAAATCCTCGGCCACCTCGCCGCATTTGACCAACCAATGTCTAAACTTGTCGCGAACCCAGACGCCCGCGGCGACCTGGAAAGCCTACTAACCAAGCTACGCAGTCTTCAGTCTCTTGTGAGAGAGCAATTGGCTCAAGATTTAGGGCTTGTCCCCGGCTTCAACGCGACGGACGGCGACTGATGGAGCTCTCACGCAGACATATCTTGCAAGGATCTGTGGCTGCAGCAATGACTGCCGCTCCTCTACCCGTGATCGCCGACGACGCAAAAACACGTTGGATGGGGTGCAGACAGGTGGACGACACCCACTTCGCGACTCTCTTTGATGACACCGGTCATGTACATCTTGATGTACAGCTACCTGGGCGTGGACACGGCATCCTGCCCTCGTCTGACGGACAGCGTGTTGCCATCATGGCGCGAAGACCTGATCGGTTTGCCTTAGTCGTCGATCTGAGCACTGGTGATGTGCTTCACCAACTGACTGCAAGCGCCGGCCATCACTTCTATGGTCACGGATGTTTCTCAAGCGACGGCACCCTATTCTACACAAGCGAAAACCACTACGAGACCGGCAACGGTGTCATCGGCGTGCGGGATGCTAACAAGGGTTTTGAACTCCTCGGACATTTTGCAAGCGGCGGCATCGGCCCTCACGAGATCTTGCTGACAGCTGATGGGAAGTCACTCGCCATTGCCAATGGCGGCATACGCACCCATCCGGACACAGACCGTTCAAAGCTCAATCTTGAGACGATGGCGCCCTCGCTCACCTTCGTAGACTCCACAACCGGCGAGTTGGCATCACGCCACACGTTAGACCCTGAACACCACCAGCTTTCAATCCGGCACCTGGCAACAGGACCAAACGGCATAGCAGCAGCGCTTCAATATGAGGGGCCAAAAAGAAATAGAGTCCCCCTATTGGCCCTATTCGATGGCTCCCACCTGACACTTGCAGACACACCCACAACAGTGGCCAAGGCCATGCGAAACTACGCTGGCAGCGTCACTTTCGATGCAAGCGGCGAAATCATCGCGCTGACATGTCCGCGCGGAAACCTAGTCTCTTTCTGGTCTTCAGACGACGGAACCTATCTGGGTGCTCATACAGCCCGCGACGTGTGTGGCATTGCGCCACTAGAAAACCCAGGGCACTTTGCCCTCACGGCTGGAGCCATCACCTTCCAGGCGACGTTGGCAACCACAAAAACCACTGCACAATTTGCAGACACGCAGTGGGACAACCATCTGGTCGCTATCGCCTGAGTGCTATCTCTCATGTTACACGTTGGGTGCCCTGAAATAGGAGTGTCCAATGACAGCTGACCACCAGATCACCTCTGTTGAAGAACTGGAAACGCTCTACGGCGCCGTCGTGCCCCGTGCCTTGAAGAAGGAGTTGGACTATCTCTCTGATCAGTATCAGGCCTTTGTCGACGCAGCACCCTTTGTCGTCGTCGCAACCTCTGGCCCTGAAGGACTGGATTGCTCACCCAGGGGAGATCCACCCGGATTTGTTCGCGTGCATGACAAATACACGGTCATGATGCCGGACCGTCGCGGCAATAACCGCCTGGACACGCTTAAAAACATCGTGCGCGACCCGCGCATTTCACTACTTTTCATGATCCCGGGCGTAGGCGAGACTTTGCGCATCAATGGGAAAGCAGAAATCACAACAGACCCAGAGCTTTGTGCGTCCTTTGCCATGCAGGGAAAGAATCCTAAGTCCGTGATCATCATCAAGATTGATAGTGTCTACTTCCAGTGCCAGAAGGCGCTAGCAAGGTCCAAACTCTGGCATCCTGACTCGATTGTTGATCGCTCGACCCTGCCAACAGCCGGGGACATGGCCGAAGCCATGTCGACTGAACCCTTTGACGGCAAAGCCTATGACGAAGGTTATCCCGAACATATGAAGAAGACGATCTACTGACCGGAGTGCTTCCAGGGGAAGTGGTCCCGGTTCGCCGTCCGGAAGCACGACCAAACAAAAAAGATCAGTATTGGTCGGCAACCTCTTCCATATCAAAGGTGAGCCCCGCCTTCTTTTCCAGGCGATCAACCAATTGATCACCCATGGCGGCGGCCGGCGTCCAGATGCCGCCGCCCGTCTGCTCTGATGTGATGTCTTTTGCGAGGCAAATTGCGCATTCACTGATGATCTTGGCTGTGGATCCATATCCGGGGTCTTTATCACCGGTAACACGCGCGACAAACGTCTGATCGTCTTCTGTCGTACCAATGAAGACCAGATTGTAGAACCCATTCTCCCGCTGTTCTTTCGACGGACCTTCACCGGGCTTCGGCAGCAAAAAACGGCTCATGAGGTTGCGCGTAGGTCCGAAGGCGGCAGCAGCCACGAAACCACCAAGCCCGCCCGCCAGGCCATAGGTTGACAGGCGACCGGTCAGACCTTCCCCCATCATCATCGCTTCGTCATAAAGGAACTCCTCACCATAGGCATAATCAAGCAATGCATTGGTACGCTGAACCACCCGCGTGTTAATCCCCGCCATGACGAACGGCGCAATCCACGTATGCGCATCCTTGTCATACTCAATCGGTGTTCCACTGGGTTGCTTTGGCCCATCACGCAGACCGTCGGGATTCAACGAATAGGGATCGCGCATCACTTCAAGTACTTGTTTGTCGCGGCCCATCTCCTCCATCATGTTGATCATGCTGGCAATGGTGCCGCCACTCGCCCCGCCCTTCATCGCTTTCACCCGCATCTTGACCCGGGTGCAGGGCGCATTCGTTTTCTTCTTCACTTGGTTGTTGAGATAGAAGACCCCGAGATCTGAGGGCACAGAGTCAAATCCGCAGCATGGGACGATCCGCGCACCGGTCTTCTCCGCCTCGTCCTGATGTGCGTCAATCATTCGGCGGATCCACTGGGCCTCACCAGCCAAATCCACATAGCCAACACCATGTTTCACACAGGCAGCAACAAGCTCCGAGCCATATTTGGCATAGGGCCCCACTGTTGTCAGGACCACCTTGGTTTGCTGCACAATGCTATCGAGCGCATCAGCATCCGACGCATCGCCGGTAATGATGGGAATACCGGCACCGGCAGCGCCAAGACCCGCACGCACATCCTCAAGTTTCGATTGAGAGCGTCCGCCCATGGCCCAGCGAAGACTGCTATCCTTGCCATACTGCGAAACGAGATACTCGCATATCAGCTTGCCAACAAAGCCTGAAGCTCCCCAAACGATAATGTCGTATTTAGCTCCTGGCCCTGTCATGGGGTCCCCCTCTGTCTGATCAGGACCCCATGCTAACAGGTTGGCGTTGTCACCGAAACGCGCCTAGCTTGCTTTCGCAGTGACAATCCAAATTGCCCCTTTGAGGAAAATCCCGCCATCGGACGGCGGCAAAGCTTCCTGGATACCCTTGATGATGGCTTTCTTGGTTTCTTCCGAGATGGACGGATCACCGACAAATATCCGCCGCAGTGGGCCCCTCTCGATCAGCCCGTGGGCAGCGGCCTCGGGTGACTCCCCCCAGGCCATATCAAATTCAACTGGGGACAAATCAACGTCTTTCCATCCTGCCTCTTCAAGAATGGACCGCACACGCGTGTCGTCTGCAAAAGCGAATGGTCCCGGCGCGTGGGGGTCTGGAGGCGTATCATCCTGAACGTGCCGGCGCACGACAGACATGGGTAGGCTCACCCAGGCATTTTCGCGGGGTGTTTTCCAACACGCAAAGCATAGACGTCCAGCGCTTGCCATCTGACGACGAATGTTGGCGAAAGCAGCGACCGGGTCTTCAAAAAACATGACACCAAACCGCGACATGGCGAGCGTTGCATCAGATTGCAGCTCCTCTGTCTGAACGTCTCGTTGTTCAAACTGAACATTATCAACCCCGGCTTGCTGGGCGCGGTCCTTTGCAAGAGCAAGCATTGGTGCAGAAACATCAACCCCAAGGGCGGATGTCGCGTGTTTTGCGATTTCCAGCGTGGTTTCGCCAGTGCCGCAACCAATATCAGTGACGCGATCCGTTGATTGAACGGCGGCAGCTTTCAACAGCACATCAGTGACCGGGCGCATGGCTGCATCGAGTGTCTCTTGGCCCGTTACCCAGGCCTCACCACCCGGACCATTCCAAAATTCTTTCTGGTTCTGATTGATTTCCAACATGAACTTAATCGCCGCCTCTATTTTTGTTGTTACCGGTTTCTAGCGCGCACAACCGCAGCCATTGTGCAATTCAAGCATATGGTATTCGGAACGAGTCGCAAAAAAGGGGCTTAGTGAGAAAAAGGGTGAATGGTTGTTCGATTGCACCCCTTCGTCGGCCAATATTCCACACTGCGGAATCATATCAGAATCGGACCTCAAACGCCCACGAACGTGCTACCAGTTTTGTTCGAACAGATGGGGGAGATGGTCGTGAAAACACTCAAGAAAGCACTCGCACTCAGCGTCAGCACCAGCGTGCTGATGAGCGCATCCGCAATGGCGGCAGACACACAGCTTCTGTGGGGCGACACGCACCTTCACACCTCCTATTCAACTGATGCCTTCATGGCAGGCAATCGGGATGCAGATCCAGATACCGCCTACCGGCTGGCAAAGGGCGAACCTGTCGTCCACCCATTCAACCGAACTCGGGTCCAACTCAACCGCCCTCTCGACTTCCTGGTGATCGCAGACCACGCGGAAGGTCTTGGGGTATTGGGCCAGATCTATGCAGAAGACCCTGACCTCTCCGGTTCCTGGTTTTGGCAACGTTGGATATCTGCATTCTTCCTCAATCGTTTCCGGGGAGGCATCGAAGATCCCGTTGAGGGCACAGCAAATTTCCGTGCCCGAATGGCGACTCCCTTGATCTCGCCCGGCGACACGACAGACCCGATTTCCGTCGGCCCGAAAGTTGGGTTGGTAAATGCACTGACACAACTCATCCCTCTGGAAACAATTCACGAGATGTCCGCAAGCATGTGGGCTAAGTCAGTCGCTGCCGCCGACGCCCACTACGAGCCAGGTGTGTTCACACCAATCATTGGCTGGGAATGGACCCAAACAGCCAATGGCGTGAACCTGCACCGAGTTGTGATGTCGACTCTGGATGGTGAGGAAGCAGCTACCATCGATCCTGTCGGGTCTGATGATAATCCCTACCCGGAAGACCTCTGGGCCGGCCTCGACGCACTGACAGAAGCAACCAGCGCGCGCTTCCTTTCCATTCCCCATAACTCAAATCTGTCAAAAGGCTACATGTTTGCGGACCGGACCATTCGCGGTGAAGACATCACCGCAGACTATGCACGCACCCGCATGGAATGGGAGCCCGTCGCTGAAGTCACTCAGTTTAAGGGAGACAGTGAGACACACCCTGCTCTCTCGCCAGACGATGAATTCGCAGATTTCGAACAATTCGAGTTCTATCTCCAGGCAAGCCCGGCAAATCTGAATTACGCACCATCCGTCGGGGACTACGCCCGCACCGCCCTGATGCGTGGTCTTGAGATTGAGGAGCGCATCGGCGTCAATCCGTTCCAGTTCGGCATGATCGGCTCTACTGACAGTCACACCAGTGTCGCCTCGGCCGAAGAACCTAACTTCTGGGGCAAAGTTGGCATCGATTCCATACCTGAAAACAAGCGCGATACCGATGAGGGATCGGGCACCATAGACTTCAATGGCTGGAATATGTCGGCATCTGGTCTTGCCGCAGTTTGGGCTGAAGAAAACACCCGCGAGTCCATCTTTGAAGCCTTCACCCGGAAAGAAGTCTACGCCACGACCGGATCTCGAATAGCTCTTCGCGTCTTTGGTGGCTGGGGTTTTGCTGAGGGGGCTGAAAGCGCAGACAATCTCGCAGACATTGGTTATGCCGGAGGCGTACCGATGGGTGGTGATCTCACGAGTGCGCCAGAGGCTGGTACACCCGTGCAACTGCTGATCCGAGCAACAAAAGACCCAGACGGCGCCAACCTTGACCGCGTTCAGGTAGTAAAAGGTTGGCTTGATGCCTCAGGGAAGGCTCAGGAAAAGGTCTTTGAAATTGTTTGGTCAGATGACCGCTTAGCGGATGCAAACGGTAAAATCCCAGCAGTTGGAAACACGGTTGACACATCCACCGGCGCTTACACGAATGACATCGGTGCCCCAGAGCTCTCCTCTCTATGGACAGACCCCACATTTGATCCGACCCAGAAGGCCTTCTACTACGTCCGAGTGCTGCAGATACCCACGATCCGCCACTCCCAGCTTGACGCGACGGCATTGAGCATTGCTACGCCATTTGAGGGTCCGGCAACCATTCAGGAACGGGCCTATTCCTCCCCGATTTGGTACAAACCATAAGAAACACTAGTGTTTGTCTTGTCTAATCCAGTGAAGATGGATAATTTTACCATGGGAGCAGGATGTTGAGTCGGCCGACATTCTTCCTATTGGAGTCTGCCATCTATCATTCTATGATAAAATGGTGAACTTAGACATGAAGCCAGCCTATCCGTTGGACCAACGCCGGTAGAGATGACATGAACTGTTTCCGCTCAGCAGCCCCTATGGCCGCAGCAATTTTATTGCTGGTTTCACCCACCCTTGCATTAGGTGAGACCGCTTATGAAGAAGTTGCTGACCGCGAGAGAATTGAACGCGATACGGCTGAAGCCGCGCAAAGCGCTCTCGACGAAGCGGAATCACTCGCGACCTCAATTTCGTTCGCGTTTGACTATCTCACGACATTCGTCAGCGAAGCCCATCCACCTGACTATCTAACCCATGCCGAGTTGAAAGCGACGACAGACCGCCTTGACGGTGTGCGGTCAATCCTGGTCGTCAGCGAGGACGGCGCCATCCGTCACGACGCATTTTCGTTTCCTGCACCAAAAATAAACGTCGCCGAAAGACAATATTTCCAACAAGCGATGTTAAACCCGGGTCTCGTTGTCGGGGAGCGCGTTGTCGGCCGAACGAGCGGCGTGCCGTTTATTCCCGTATCTATCTATAAACCGGCGCTCAATGGGGTTTTGACGGCCATAGTCGACCCAAGAAAACTCAGAGACTCGCTGGATTGGTGTCGGAATATAAGTGCATCTTGCGGTGGAGCCATTGTGAATACAGATGGGGCCATCGTGACGGCATCACCAGCCAGAGCCCCTATCCACAAGGAGGTCAGCAAGATTCTTGTTTCCAAGCCTGAGTGGCAGGGAACATTTATCTATGAACGACCAAATTTTCGGATGTTAGTCGCCTTCAGAAAAAGCGAGCGGTTCCCCATCATCGTTTGGGCTTCCCAGACCCTCACATCCAACGGCATGCTCGCCACCCAATAGATAGTCCATTGCGGCTCGGCGCTGACCTGATGTCAGCGCAGCGCCTTCCGCCCCAGCAGCAGACCGAGCCTCCAGCCACGCCTGCCCTGGCGTGCGTTCTTGGCAAGCGGAAAGAACCGTAAGCCGCCCTAGCTGGTCATCGCCTGGCGCATCGGGCCAAACGAAATATGTGGCACCACCTAACAGCGTCAACACCGCGATACTCGACCAAATCAGCCGTTTAGGCGACGACTGGGGTTTTCCCAGAACCCTCGCCATGTGCGCTTTGCCACGCGCCTGCATCCCGGCATCAAGCATCTTTCCTCCCAAAGAAACATTTTCATTCTACCATACTTCCCTATTTGCGCTTCACGCGCAACAACCAGGGAG
The DNA window shown above is from Parvibaculaceae bacterium PLY_AMNH_Bact1 and carries:
- a CDS encoding c-type cytochrome (Derived by automated computational analysis using gene prediction method: Protein Homology. GO_function: GO:0009055 - electron transfer activity [Evidence IEA]; GO_function: GO:0020037 - heme binding [Evidence IEA]), whose product is MSNKLNIVSLATALVLASPAAAEMTAEERARILAPTTDFSSAEPHEHLPGGLTTNTRRFDREAFSQPSQNMSFEARGDFFIGNGFFKRLWVTAPSSTTSADGLGPLYNARACQRCHLKDGRGHPPANADDNAVSMFLRVSIPPQTDEQKQAIADHLINIVPEPTYGGQLQDIAIPGHAAEGRMVIKYTDAEVTFADGETVTLRQPSYSFTDLGYGPLHEDALFSPRIASPMVGLGLLEAIAEEDILATTDPGDANGDGISGTHKYIWSRAQERVMLARFGWKLGNPTIEDQSSDAMAGDIGISNPLFTAHNGDCTTNQPTCLEAPAGVGGPGGDLEASAEVMDKIFFYSRHLAVPARRNVDDRQVLRGKELFYQANCTSCHTPKHATRNDDDVDPALRGQLIWPYTDLLLHDMGEGLADGRPEGTATGAEWRTAPLWGIGMTERVNGHTFFLHDGRARNLTEAILWHGGEAMAAREAFRTLNKPDRDALIAFLESL
- a CDS encoding imelysin family protein (Derived by automated computational analysis using gene prediction method: Protein Homology.), with the protein product MPFLKAFKRTLKCTSATLLLSGTLLSPASADAISTDQATALIAALTDQLVVPAYTELAEESSQLVEVLDSYCAAPNTGDRSKVETQFHSTMDAWQRAQIIQFGPIYENKGPARIQFWPDKRGTGQRQLRQVLNNQDETVLPSGALAEKSVALGDLQALEYVLYNDPELTTQPDSFACHYALAIARNQEVHAADIVQMWVGADSYRDQVLNAADGTDVFFDEKEAASRFLNDMAGAIDVIRLQKIDRPMGLTITGARPKRTENWRSGRSLRNIQLNLESVQHFLAVEDGFGDVLSDIGKETTSQAAQQLISEILGHLAAFDQPMSKLVANPDARGDLESLLTKLRSLQSLVREQLAQDLGLVPGFNATDGD
- a CDS encoding DUF1513 domain-containing protein (Derived by automated computational analysis using gene prediction method: Protein Homology.); translated protein: MTAAPLPVIADDAKTRWMGCRQVDDTHFATLFDDTGHVHLDVQLPGRGHGILPSSDGQRVAIMARRPDRFALVVDLSTGDVLHQLTASAGHHFYGHGCFSSDGTLFYTSENHYETGNGVIGVRDANKGFELLGHFASGGIGPHEILLTADGKSLAIANGGIRTHPDTDRSKLNLETMAPSLTFVDSTTGELASRHTLDPEHHQLSIRHLATGPNGIAAALQYEGPKRNRVPLLALFDGSHLTLADTPTTVAKAMRNYAGSVTFDASGEIIALTCPRGNLVSFWSSDDGTYLGAHTARDVCGIAPLENPGHFALTAGAITFQATLATTKTTAQFADTQWDNHLVAIA
- a CDS encoding pyridoxamine 5'-phosphate oxidase family protein (Derived by automated computational analysis using gene prediction method: Protein Homology.), translating into MTADHQITSVEELETLYGAVVPRALKKELDYLSDQYQAFVDAAPFVVVATSGPEGLDCSPRGDPPGFVRVHDKYTVMMPDRRGNNRLDTLKNIVRDPRISLLFMIPGVGETLRINGKAEITTDPELCASFAMQGKNPKSVIIIKIDSVYFQCQKALARSKLWHPDSIVDRSTLPTAGDMAEAMSTEPFDGKAYDEGYPEHMKKTIY
- a CDS encoding saccharopine dehydrogenase NADP-binding domain-containing protein (Derived by automated computational analysis using gene prediction method: Protein Homology. GO_function: GO:0016491 - oxidoreductase activity [Evidence IEA]); protein product: MTGPGAKYDIIVWGASGFVGKLICEYLVSQYGKDSSLRWAMGGRSQSKLEDVRAGLGAAGAGIPIITGDASDADALDSIVQQTKVVLTTVGPYAKYGSELVAACVKHGVGYVDLAGEAQWIRRMIDAHQDEAEKTGARIVPCCGFDSVPSDLGVFYLNNQVKKKTNAPCTRVKMRVKAMKGGASGGTIASMINMMEEMGRDKQVLEVMRDPYSLNPDGLRDGPKQPSGTPIEYDKDAHTWIAPFVMAGINTRVVQRTNALLDYAYGEEFLYDEAMMMGEGLTGRLSTYGLAGGLGGFVAAAAFGPTRNLMSRFLLPKPGEGPSKEQRENGFYNLVFIGTTEDDQTFVARVTGDKDPGYGSTAKIISECAICLAKDITSEQTGGGIWTPAAAMGDQLVDRLEKKAGLTFDMEEVADQY
- a CDS encoding class I SAM-dependent methyltransferase (Derived by automated computational analysis using gene prediction method: Protein Homology.), with protein sequence MLEINQNQKEFWNGPGGEAWVTGQETLDAAMRPVTDVLLKAAAVQSTDRVTDIGCGTGETTLEIAKHATSALGVDVSAPMLALAKDRAQQAGVDNVQFEQRDVQTEELQSDATLAMSRFGVMFFEDPVAAFANIRRQMASAGRLCFACWKTPRENAWVSLPMSVVRRHVQDDTPPDPHAPGPFAFADDTRVRSILEEAGWKDVDLSPVEFDMAWGESPEAAAHGLIERGPLRRIFVGDPSISEETKKAIIKGIQEALPPSDGGIFLKGAIWIVTAKAS
- a CDS encoding DUF3604 domain-containing protein (Derived by automated computational analysis using gene prediction method: Protein Homology.) produces the protein MKTLKKALALSVSTSVLMSASAMAADTQLLWGDTHLHTSYSTDAFMAGNRDADPDTAYRLAKGEPVVHPFNRTRVQLNRPLDFLVIADHAEGLGVLGQIYAEDPDLSGSWFWQRWISAFFLNRFRGGIEDPVEGTANFRARMATPLISPGDTTDPISVGPKVGLVNALTQLIPLETIHEMSASMWAKSVAAADAHYEPGVFTPIIGWEWTQTANGVNLHRVVMSTLDGEEAATIDPVGSDDNPYPEDLWAGLDALTEATSARFLSIPHNSNLSKGYMFADRTIRGEDITADYARTRMEWEPVAEVTQFKGDSETHPALSPDDEFADFEQFEFYLQASPANLNYAPSVGDYARTALMRGLEIEERIGVNPFQFGMIGSTDSHTSVASAEEPNFWGKVGIDSIPENKRDTDEGSGTIDFNGWNMSASGLAAVWAEENTRESIFEAFTRKEVYATTGSRIALRVFGGWGFAEGAESADNLADIGYAGGVPMGGDLTSAPEAGTPVQLLIRATKDPDGANLDRVQVVKGWLDASGKAQEKVFEIVWSDDRLADANGKIPAVGNTVDTSTGAYTNDIGAPELSSLWTDPTFDPTQKAFYYVRVLQIPTIRHSQLDATALSIATPFEGPATIQERAYSSPIWYKP
- a CDS encoding hypothetical protein (Derived by automated computational analysis using gene prediction method: GeneMarkS-2+.), with product MAAAILLLVSPTLALGETAYEEVADRERIERDTAEAAQSALDEAESLATSISFAFDYLTTFVSEAHPPDYLTHAELKATTDRLDGVRSILVVSEDGAIRHDAFSFPAPKINVAERQYFQQAMLNPGLVVGERVVGRTSGVPFIPVSIYKPALNGVLTAIVDPRKLRDSLDWCRNISASCGGAIVNTDGAIVTASPARAPIHKEVSKILVSKPEWQGTFIYERPNFRMLVAFRKSERFPIIVWASQTLTSNGMLATQ